From the genome of Pantoea alfalfae, one region includes:
- the ilvL gene encoding ilv operon leader peptide: MKALLQVISLVVISVVVVINLPCGATLGERKA, from the coding sequence ATGAAAGCCCTTCTACAAGTGATTAGCCTGGTCGTGATTAGCGTGGTGGTGGTTATTAACCTACCGTGCGGGGCAACGCTTGGAGAAAGAAAGGCTTAA
- the hdfR gene encoding HTH-type transcriptional regulator HdfR, producing MDTELLKTFLEVSRTRHFGRAAEALYLTQSAVSFRIRQLENQLGVNLFTRHRNNIRLTAAGERLLPYAESLMSTWMMAKKEVSHTQQHHELSIGASASLWEAYLTPWLQTLYENRESLHLEARVAQRHLLVKQLHERQLDLLITTEAPKMDELTSQQIGHISLALFCARQSEKREKYDYIKLEWGADFHQHQSYLSGADDVPVLTTTSAHVTRELLHTTGACAFLPDFWQSVYNELMVIPDTPVAVRPLYAVWLQNSDQQAHIRQLLKFPILVRQNS from the coding sequence GTGGATACGGAATTACTGAAAACTTTCCTGGAAGTGAGCAGAACACGCCATTTCGGGCGTGCTGCAGAAGCACTTTACCTTACGCAATCTGCTGTCAGTTTTCGCATCCGCCAGTTAGAGAATCAGCTTGGCGTTAACCTTTTTACACGGCATCGCAATAACATACGTCTGACGGCGGCTGGAGAACGCCTGCTTCCCTATGCTGAAAGCCTGATGAGCACATGGATGATGGCAAAGAAGGAGGTTTCCCACACTCAACAGCACCATGAGCTTTCGATCGGTGCCAGTGCATCGCTATGGGAGGCTTATCTGACGCCGTGGCTACAGACGCTTTACGAGAATCGTGAAAGCCTGCATTTAGAAGCGCGCGTGGCACAACGACACCTGCTGGTTAAGCAGCTCCATGAACGCCAGCTGGATCTGTTGATCACCACTGAAGCGCCTAAGATGGATGAGTTAACCAGTCAGCAGATTGGTCATATCTCACTGGCGCTGTTCTGCGCCCGGCAGAGCGAGAAACGCGAAAAATATGATTACATTAAACTGGAATGGGGAGCAGATTTTCATCAGCATCAGAGTTATCTTTCCGGCGCTGATGATGTGCCAGTACTGACCACAACGTCGGCGCATGTTACCCGTGAACTGCTGCATACCACCGGAGCGTGCGCGTTCCTGCCTGACTTCTGGCAAAGTGTTTACAATGAGTTGATGGTGATCCCGGATACGCCCGTCGCCGTTCGTCCGCTCTATGCTGTCTGGTTGCAGAACAGCGATCAGCAGGCGCATATCCGGCAGCTGCTTAAATTCCCGATTCTGGTCAGGCAAAACAGCTAA
- a CDS encoding branched-chain amino acid transaminase: protein MSTKKADFIWFNGEMVKWEEAKVSVMSHALHYGTSVFEGVRCYDSHKGPVVFRHREHMQRLHDSAKIYRFPIKSSVDELMEACREVIRVNKLKSAYIRPLAFVGDVGLGVNPPDGFTTDVIIAAFPWGAYLGAEALENGIDAMVSSWNRVAPNTLPTAAKAGGNYLSSLLVGSEARRHGYQEGIALDTNGLISEGAGENLFEVKDGVLYTPPFTSSALPGITRDAIITLARDMGIEVREQTLSRESLYLADEVFMSGTAAEITPVRSVDRIQVGEGKRGPVTKRIQEAFFGLFTGETEDKWGWLDPVNP from the coding sequence ATGAGCACGAAGAAAGCAGACTTTATTTGGTTCAATGGCGAGATGGTTAAGTGGGAAGAGGCGAAGGTCAGCGTCATGTCCCACGCCTTGCACTATGGTACGTCGGTATTTGAAGGCGTGCGCTGCTACGACTCTCACAAAGGACCGGTTGTGTTCCGTCATCGTGAACACATGCAACGTCTGCATGACTCCGCCAAAATCTATCGTTTCCCGATTAAAAGCAGCGTTGATGAGCTGATGGAAGCGTGCCGCGAAGTCATCCGCGTGAACAAACTGAAAAGTGCTTATATCCGTCCGCTGGCCTTTGTCGGCGATGTGGGCCTGGGCGTGAACCCGCCAGACGGCTTCACAACTGACGTGATCATTGCCGCCTTCCCGTGGGGCGCGTACCTGGGCGCTGAAGCGCTGGAGAATGGCATTGACGCGATGGTCTCTTCATGGAACCGCGTGGCGCCAAACACTCTGCCAACTGCTGCTAAAGCGGGTGGTAACTACCTCTCCTCACTGCTGGTGGGTAGCGAAGCCCGTCGTCATGGCTATCAGGAAGGCATTGCGCTGGATACCAATGGCCTGATCTCAGAAGGGGCAGGCGAAAACCTGTTTGAAGTTAAAGATGGTGTGCTCTATACCCCGCCATTTACCTCTTCGGCACTGCCGGGCATCACCCGCGATGCCATCATCACGCTGGCGCGTGATATGGGCATTGAAGTGCGTGAGCAGACTCTGTCGCGTGAATCTCTCTACCTGGCTGACGAAGTCTTTATGTCGGGCACCGCCGCAGAAATCACACCGGTGCGCAGCGTCGACCGCATTCAGGTGGGCGAAGGCAAGCGTGGTCCGGTGACTAAACGCATTCAGGAGGCCTTCTTTGGTCTCTTCACCGGCGAAACCGAAGACAAATGGGGCTGGTTAGATCCGGTTAACCCATAA
- the ilvG gene encoding acetolactate synthase 2 catalytic subunit has protein sequence MTGAQWVVQALRAQGVDTVFGYPGGAIMPVYDALYDGGVEHLLCRHEQGAVMAAIGYARSTGKTGVCIATSGPGATNLITGLADAMMDSVPVVAVTGQVTSAFIGTDAFQEIDVLGLSLACTKHSFLVESLDELPAIMAEAFALAQSGRPGPVLVDIPKDIQIAQGEPAPHLVPVEEGNALPHQAIDHARALMAQARKPMLYVGGGVGLAQAVPALRKLADETGIPAVATLKGLGSVDPQSDVYLGMLGMHGTKAANLAVQACDLLIAIGARFDDRVTGKLDTFAPHASVIHLDIDPAELNKLRRAHVSLQGDLNELLSALSQPLSINAWRDEVQVLKASHAWRYDHPGEAIYAPLLLKQLSDRKPANTVVTTDVGQHQMWTAQHMAFNAPENFITSSGLGTMGFGLPAAIGAQVARPDDTVICVSGDGSIMMNIQELGTIKRGRLPVKIVLMDNQRLGMVRQWQQLFFDGRYSETNLSDNPDFLTLASAFNIPGQRITRKDQVDAALDALLNSEGPYFLHVAIDEHENVWPLVPPGASNANMMEKTV, from the coding sequence ATGACAGGTGCACAGTGGGTAGTTCAGGCTTTACGCGCGCAGGGTGTTGATACCGTATTTGGTTACCCTGGCGGCGCCATCATGCCGGTATACGACGCGCTCTATGACGGCGGCGTGGAACACCTGTTGTGTCGTCACGAGCAGGGCGCTGTAATGGCGGCAATCGGATATGCCCGTTCAACCGGCAAAACCGGCGTCTGTATCGCCACTTCCGGCCCCGGCGCAACTAACCTGATCACCGGTCTGGCGGATGCGATGATGGATTCGGTACCGGTCGTGGCGGTAACGGGTCAGGTCACCTCGGCCTTCATCGGCACCGATGCTTTCCAGGAGATCGACGTACTGGGACTCTCACTAGCCTGCACCAAGCACAGCTTCCTGGTTGAATCGCTGGATGAATTACCCGCTATCATGGCGGAAGCTTTTGCGCTGGCGCAGTCGGGCCGTCCGGGTCCGGTACTGGTTGATATCCCGAAAGATATTCAGATTGCACAGGGTGAACCCGCACCGCATCTGGTTCCGGTTGAAGAAGGAAATGCGCTGCCACATCAGGCGATTGACCACGCACGTGCACTGATGGCGCAGGCCAGAAAGCCAATGCTCTACGTTGGCGGCGGTGTCGGTCTGGCTCAGGCGGTTCCGGCACTGCGCAAGCTGGCAGACGAGACCGGCATTCCGGCGGTTGCTACTCTGAAAGGACTGGGCAGCGTGGACCCGCAAAGTGACGTCTATCTCGGTATGCTGGGGATGCACGGTACCAAAGCCGCTAACCTGGCCGTACAGGCGTGTGACCTGCTGATCGCGATCGGTGCCCGTTTCGATGATCGCGTGACCGGCAAGCTGGATACCTTTGCACCGCACGCCAGCGTGATTCATCTCGATATCGATCCCGCTGAGTTAAACAAATTACGCCGCGCTCATGTCTCCCTGCAGGGCGATCTCAACGAACTGCTGTCCGCACTGAGTCAGCCTTTGTCTATCAACGCCTGGCGCGATGAGGTGCAGGTACTGAAAGCCAGCCACGCATGGCGCTACGATCATCCGGGCGAAGCGATCTATGCGCCGCTGCTGCTGAAGCAACTTTCCGATCGCAAACCGGCGAATACCGTGGTCACCACCGACGTCGGTCAGCATCAGATGTGGACGGCGCAGCACATGGCATTTAACGCACCGGAGAATTTCATCACCTCCAGCGGCTTAGGCACCATGGGCTTTGGTTTGCCTGCTGCCATTGGTGCGCAGGTTGCACGCCCGGACGATACGGTTATCTGTGTCTCCGGTGATGGCTCCATCATGATGAACATTCAGGAGCTGGGCACCATCAAGCGCGGCAGGCTGCCGGTCAAAATCGTACTGATGGATAACCAGCGTCTGGGTATGGTACGCCAGTGGCAACAGCTCTTTTTTGACGGTCGCTACAGCGAAACCAACCTGTCCGATAATCCCGATTTCCTCACGCTGGCCAGCGCGTTCAACATCCCCGGCCAGCGCATTACCCGTAAAGATCAGGTCGACGCCGCCCTTGATGCTCTGCTGAACAGCGAAGGTCCTTACTTCCTGCATGTTGCAATTGATGAGCATGAAAACGTCTGGCCACTGGTACCGCCGGGTGCCAGCAATGCAAACATGATGGAGAAAACCGTATGA
- a CDS encoding DUF413 domain-containing protein gives MAESFSTENRFFDNKHYPRGFSRHGDFTIKEAQLLERHGFAFNELDLSKREPATEEERLFIEVCRGVREPQTEAERVWSKYMTRIKRPKRFHTLSGGKPQMDTVEDFTDSDD, from the coding sequence ATGGCGGAAAGCTTCTCAACAGAGAATCGTTTCTTTGATAACAAACATTACCCGCGTGGTTTCTCACGCCACGGTGACTTTACTATTAAAGAAGCTCAGCTTCTTGAACGCCACGGTTTCGCCTTTAATGAGCTGGATTTATCAAAGCGTGAGCCTGCAACAGAAGAAGAACGTCTGTTTATTGAAGTGTGTCGTGGCGTGCGTGAGCCGCAAACGGAAGCTGAACGTGTATGGTCTAAATATATGACCCGCATTAAGCGTCCTAAGCGTTTTCATACGCTGTCCGGCGGTAAACCGCAGATGGACACCGTCGAAGACTTTACCGACAGCGACGATTAA
- a CDS encoding YifB family Mg chelatase-like AAA ATPase, with product MSLSKVLTRAALGVDAPLVTIEAHISNGLPALTLVGLPETTVKEARERVRSAIINSGFTFPAKRVTINLAPADLPKEGGRYDLPMAIAILVASEQLPADKLTHYEFLGELALDGALCGVQGAIPAAMVAIQAGRQMVLSAENQADAGLIRQGSSLVASHLSNVCAFLRNELTLPTAQSPDHQGEPPADDLADIIGQEQGRRALEITAAGGHNLLLIGPPGTGKTMLATRLPGIMPSLTDQEALECAAIASLVNTSSTLHRQWRSRPFRSPHHSASLYALIGGGSLPRPGEISLAHNGVLFLDELPEFDRKVLDSLREPLESGVIAISRARAKVTYPARFQLIAAMNPSPTGHYQGQHNRTSPQQVLRYLSKLSGPFLDRFDLSLEVPLLPGGMLSGQRPVAETSERVRHRVVAAREIQLTRAGKINAHLNNAEIMRWCQPAKEDAEWLESVLEKLGLSVRAWQRILKVARTVADLAGEADVSRHHLQEAVSYRTIDRLMIHLHNSLQ from the coding sequence ATGTCATTGTCAAAAGTTCTGACCCGGGCAGCACTGGGGGTGGACGCCCCGCTGGTGACCATTGAGGCACATATCAGTAATGGCCTGCCTGCCTTAACCCTGGTAGGTCTGCCGGAAACGACGGTCAAAGAAGCGCGTGAGCGGGTACGCAGCGCTATTATCAACAGCGGTTTCACTTTTCCGGCAAAGCGGGTCACCATTAATCTGGCACCCGCGGATCTTCCTAAAGAGGGCGGACGGTATGACTTACCTATGGCGATCGCCATTCTGGTCGCCTCTGAGCAGCTTCCTGCCGACAAGCTGACGCACTACGAGTTTCTGGGTGAACTGGCACTCGACGGCGCGCTGTGCGGTGTACAGGGCGCGATTCCGGCGGCCATGGTGGCAATTCAGGCTGGACGGCAGATGGTTCTCTCTGCTGAGAATCAGGCGGATGCCGGACTTATCCGTCAGGGGTCTTCACTGGTTGCATCTCATCTCAGCAACGTGTGTGCCTTTCTGCGTAATGAACTCACATTACCGACAGCTCAGTCCCCTGATCATCAGGGCGAGCCGCCTGCTGACGATCTCGCAGATATCATTGGTCAGGAACAGGGACGCAGAGCACTGGAGATCACGGCGGCTGGCGGGCATAACCTGTTGCTGATTGGCCCGCCTGGCACCGGTAAAACAATGCTTGCCACCCGGCTGCCCGGCATCATGCCTTCTTTAACCGATCAGGAAGCACTGGAATGCGCAGCAATCGCCAGTCTCGTGAACACTAGCAGTACTCTGCACCGACAATGGCGCAGTCGGCCTTTCAGGTCACCTCATCACAGTGCATCTCTCTATGCTTTGATTGGTGGCGGATCACTACCACGGCCGGGCGAGATCTCACTGGCGCATAACGGCGTGCTGTTTCTGGATGAGTTGCCGGAATTTGATCGTAAGGTGCTGGACTCTCTGCGCGAGCCATTAGAGTCGGGGGTCATCGCTATTTCACGTGCGCGCGCAAAAGTCACCTATCCGGCACGATTTCAGCTGATTGCTGCAATGAATCCAAGTCCAACCGGACATTATCAGGGACAGCATAACCGTACCTCACCTCAGCAGGTGCTGCGTTATCTCAGCAAGCTGTCCGGCCCTTTTCTCGATCGTTTTGATCTTTCACTGGAGGTGCCCCTACTTCCGGGTGGAATGCTTAGCGGTCAACGCCCTGTAGCAGAAACGTCTGAACGGGTTCGTCATCGGGTGGTCGCAGCGCGGGAGATTCAGCTGACCCGTGCAGGCAAAATTAATGCGCATTTAAACAATGCGGAGATTATGCGCTGGTGTCAGCCAGCTAAAGAGGATGCGGAGTGGCTGGAGTCAGTACTGGAGAAACTGGGTTTATCTGTACGGGCATGGCAGCGGATTTTGAAGGTGGCGCGTACCGTGGCCGATCTGGCGGGAGAAGCAGACGTCAGTCGGCATCATCTGCAGGAGGCTGTCAGTTATCGCACGATTGATCGTTTAATGATTCATCTGCATAACAGCCTGCAATAA
- the ilvM gene encoding acetolactate synthase 2 small subunit: protein MNQHQLSIEARFRPEILERILRVVRHRGFQVCSMNMASVANAENINIEMTVASQRSVDLLSSQLSKLIDVACVQIQQQTTQQIRA from the coding sequence ATGAACCAGCATCAATTGTCTATCGAAGCCCGTTTCCGCCCTGAAATATTAGAGCGCATTTTACGCGTCGTGCGTCACCGCGGTTTTCAGGTCTGTTCTATGAACATGGCCTCAGTCGCCAACGCAGAAAACATTAATATTGAAATGACCGTTGCCAGCCAGCGCTCCGTCGATTTACTGTCTTCGCAGTTAAGTAAATTGATCGACGTTGCATGCGTTCAGATTCAACAACAGACAACACAACAAATCCGCGCGTAG